A genomic stretch from Chryseobacterium oryzae includes:
- a CDS encoding cyclic-phosphate processing receiver domain-containing protein, which translates to MLYKNSILKMVNLYLDDVRTCPENYILATSYDEFVDFIKNKEFPNLFLLTMIWD; encoded by the coding sequence ATGTTATATAAAAATTCAATTTTAAAGATGGTGAATTTATATTTGGACGATGTAAGAACATGTCCTGAAAATTATATTTTAGCTACCTCTTATGATGAATTTGTTGACTTTATTAAAAATAAGGAATTCCCAAATTTATTTCTTTTGACCATGATCTGGGATTAG
- a CDS encoding DUF2493 domain-containing protein: MNIAIVGGRDFNDYDLLKKTLNKFIENKSFLNAIVSGGALGADKLAEKYAAELQVDMIVYKPNHKKHGRLAALYRNTEIIEASDIVFAFWDGKSRGTLDSVTKAKKLEKTLFIINY, encoded by the coding sequence ATGAACATTGCAATAGTAGGCGGTCGAGATTTTAACGACTATGACCTTTTGAAAAAAACACTTAATAAATTCATTGAAAATAAATCATTTCTAAATGCTATTGTTTCGGGTGGGGCACTGGGCGCGGATAAACTAGCGGAAAAGTATGCTGCAGAACTCCAAGTTGATATGATTGTTTATAAACCCAATCATAAAAAGCATGGTAGACTTGCGGCCTTATATAGAAATACAGAAATTATTGAAGCTTCCGATATTGTTTTTGCGTTTTGGGATGGCAAATCTCGAGGAACTTTAGACTCTGTTACGAAAGCTAAGAAACTAGAAAAAACACTATTTATCATCAACTATTAA
- a CDS encoding WYL domain-containing protein: MAKRQETLLRLTYIVNFLKSKKDGADYFEIAKHLEERAYREGEGQLPFSEKTFQRDRKVIEEFYNVIIQFKNSNKKYHIVDTDSDETNSTLLYSIILINAYKQIGNRQDVIIFEKRQASGLYNFDGFVHAIHNLKKISFEYVRHWEKTGNRKVVEPYALKEFRNRWYLLAVDTQKSNFELRIFGLDRITNLEIHNSQFRKQEFDIEKMFVNSFGIVSTLNIEPTIIELSFETAQRKFVKSLPIHHSQEVLVDNGSDFKIQLQLVPTYDFYQELATHAERLIKIDPPKVRDEYLNFLKKGIENLL, from the coding sequence ATGGCCAAGAGACAGGAGACACTTTTAAGATTGACATATATTGTTAATTTTTTAAAATCAAAAAAAGATGGAGCAGATTATTTTGAAATAGCTAAACATTTGGAGGAACGAGCCTACAGAGAAGGTGAAGGGCAACTTCCATTTAGTGAAAAGACTTTTCAGCGTGACAGAAAAGTAATCGAAGAATTTTACAATGTTATTATTCAGTTTAAAAACTCAAATAAAAAATATCATATTGTTGATACTGATTCGGATGAAACTAATTCTACATTGTTATATAGCATTATTCTTATCAACGCTTACAAGCAAATTGGCAATCGTCAAGATGTAATTATCTTTGAAAAAAGACAAGCTTCCGGACTCTATAATTTCGATGGATTTGTCCATGCCATTCATAATTTAAAAAAGATTTCTTTTGAATATGTTCGACATTGGGAAAAAACGGGAAACAGGAAAGTGGTTGAGCCATATGCTTTGAAAGAATTTAGAAATCGGTGGTATTTACTGGCTGTTGATACACAAAAATCTAATTTTGAATTAAGAATTTTTGGACTAGATAGAATCACCAATTTAGAAATACACAATTCTCAATTTCGCAAGCAAGAATTTGATATTGAAAAGATGTTTGTGAATTCTTTTGGTATTGTTTCTACATTAAATATTGAGCCAACGATTATTGAACTTTCTTTTGAAACAGCTCAAAGGAAGTTTGTGAAGTCACTTCCAATTCATCACTCGCAAGAAGTATTGGTTGACAATGGAAGCGATTTTAAGATTCAGTTACAATTGGTTCCTACCTATGATTTTTACCAAGAATTGGCAACGCACGCGGAAAGACTTATAAAAATTGATCCTCCAAAAGTAAGAGATGAATACTTGAATTTTTTAAAGAAAGGAATAGAAAATTTACTATAA
- a CDS encoding PDDEXK-like family protein, which translates to MGKEIINNQKKISGQNDFTFLRQIKQLIDFNEEKAILSGENFNIFSIMSMESDEVFTHSALIAELLNPKGSHGMGGDFLKAFYGIVLEEEFTLKLDEVICAKEEHIGFRNKDQTLGGRLDIVLKDFQQNGFVIENKIYAGEQVNQLLRYKNKYPDAKLLYLTLYAESSRQVSSDGVQYTSISYENDIKNWIEECTKLSFNKPIIRETLQQYSNLIKKLTHQTANKKMKEKIIEIISENFEASQEIYNNFLAALRLKQLELLNFTSEKFNEEMIKNLWGDISSKVHEKKDLDVLEINFKNELCIQFRIKNLKDPLFLIGLTNKDLDSKYSNALNTQFGFKDVDWRTNEWVLFKHDCKNFGQTNFQNDRQVLEYVLKIIKCLHWLEN; encoded by the coding sequence ATGGGAAAAGAAATTATTAATAATCAGAAGAAAATTTCAGGTCAGAATGATTTTACTTTTTTACGACAAATAAAGCAACTTATTGATTTTAATGAAGAAAAGGCGATTTTATCGGGAGAGAATTTTAATATTTTTTCCATTATGAGCATGGAGTCCGATGAAGTTTTTACACATTCTGCATTGATAGCTGAACTCTTAAATCCAAAGGGAAGTCATGGAATGGGAGGTGATTTTCTAAAAGCATTTTACGGGATTGTGCTTGAGGAAGAATTTACATTAAAATTGGATGAAGTGATTTGTGCAAAGGAAGAGCATATTGGTTTTAGAAACAAGGATCAGACTCTTGGTGGTAGATTGGATATTGTTTTAAAAGATTTCCAACAGAATGGTTTTGTAATTGAAAATAAAATCTACGCAGGAGAACAGGTAAATCAACTTTTAAGGTATAAAAACAAATATCCGGATGCAAAGTTATTATATCTTACTTTATACGCTGAAAGTAGTAGGCAGGTTAGTTCAGATGGTGTACAATATACTTCAATTTCGTATGAAAATGATATTAAAAATTGGATTGAAGAGTGTACAAAATTGTCTTTCAACAAGCCAATTATCAGGGAAACTTTGCAGCAATATTCAAACTTGATTAAAAAATTAACTCATCAAACAGCAAATAAAAAAATGAAAGAAAAAATTATTGAAATTATATCTGAAAATTTTGAAGCTTCACAAGAAATTTACAATAATTTTTTAGCAGCGTTAAGGCTTAAACAGTTAGAACTTTTAAATTTTACGTCTGAAAAATTTAATGAAGAAATGATTAAAAATTTGTGGGGTGATATTTCTTCGAAAGTCCATGAAAAGAAGGATTTGGATGTTCTTGAAATCAATTTTAAAAATGAACTTTGCATTCAATTTCGAATTAAGAATTTAAAAGACCCTTTGTTTTTAATAGGTTTAACGAACAAAGACCTTGATAGTAAATATTCCAATGCTTTAAACACACAATTTGGTTTCAAAGATGTAGACTGGAGAACAAATGAGTGGGTATTATTTAAACATGATTGCAAAAATTTTGGACAAACCAACTTTCAAAATGATCGACAAGTTTTAGAATATGTCCTAAAAATCATTAAATGTCTTCATTGGTTGGAAAATTAG